The Rubripirellula reticaptiva DNA window ATTACCGTGGTGAGTCCGCGATCGCTGTGCGAAGTTTCCTGCCGGATGCCCACGCGGCATGGATTATCGACAATGCCAGCGGAACACGGCGGCCGATGCGGAAACTCCATCCAGGCGGCTTTTTCGAGGCAATCTGCACCACTATGGCAACCGACCAGGCCGCCCCTGTCGACGCGTGCGATCGAGCGGGCGAAGATAGGGGGACCAAAAGTACATTAACATCTAGTTTGACAGCCTTGACCGCTTCACCCTACCGCATCCAGATGACCAACCGAGACGGCGAGATGATTGATATGCCAGACCCCTACGCAGCACCTTCGATTCTGACCGACTTCGACCGGTACCTCATCGGCGAAGGCCGGCACCATCAACTCTACGAACGGCTCGGTGCGCAGCTTCGCACGGTCGAGGGAGTCAAAGGTGTCAACTTTGCAGTCTGGGCACCAAACGCTCGGTCGGTGCAAATCGTTGGTGACTTCAATGGCTGGGACGGTCGCTCGCACGTCGCCCGCGGTAGCGATTCTGGCATCTGGGAACTGTTCGTTCCAACTGCTCAAGCCGGCGATCGCTACAAGTTCCGTTTGCACGACATGAATGGTCACTGGGTCGACAAATCGGATCCCGTCGGTTTCGCCGCCGAGTTGCCACCGCTGACTGCTTCGATCGTGGTCGACCTGACCAAGCACACTTGGTCGGATGACGAGTGGATGGATTCACGTCGTCAGTGGAATCCGATGCACGAGCCAATGAACGTGTATGAAGTTCACTTGGGCAGTTGGCAAAAAGGCCCGGGACGGACTCACGGTTGGTTGGACTATCGTGACCTCGCCGTACGCTTGACCGATTATTGCAAGCGGATGAACTTCACGCATGTTGAACTGATGCCGATCAACGAGCACCCGTTCACCGGATCGTGGGGCTATCAAGCGGTTGGATACTTTGCGCCGACCAGCCGTCACGGATCGCCCGATGATTTCATGTTCTTTGTCGATCACTTGCACCAAAACGGAATTGGGGTGATCGTCGACTGGGTGCCCGCTCACTTCCCCAAAGACTCGCATGGCTTGGCCAAGTTCGACGGCACGCCGTTGTATGAGCACGCCGACGTTCGTCAGGGTGAGCATCCGGATTGGGGCACGTTGATCCCGAACTATGGACGAAACGAAGTTCGAAACTTCTTCGTCGCCAACGCACTGTTTTGGTTGGACAAGTATCACATCGACGGTTTGCGAGTCGATGCGGTCGCTTCGATGTTGTACTTGGACTACAGTCGCGAAGACGGCGAGTGGGTGCCGAATGAACACGGTGGCCGCGAGAATCTAGGTGCTATCGATTTCTTGCGTGAATTCAACATGGCGGTTCACGAAAAGTACCCAGGTGTTGTTACCGCCGCCGAAGAATCGACTGCTTGGCCAGGCGTATCGCGTCCCGTTCATGACGGAGGACTCGGTTTCACCTACAAGTGGAACATGGGCTGGATGAACGACTCGCTCCGTTACTTCCAAAACGAACCGATTCACCGTCAGTATCACCACAACGAATTGACGTTCAGCTTGATCTATGCGTTCACCGAAAACTTCATGTTGCCGCTATCGCATGATGAAGTGGTACACGGCAAAGGTTCGCTGCTGTCGCAAATGCCAGGCGACATGTGGCAGAAATTTGCGAACCTGCGTTTGCTGTATTCGTACATGTGGACTCACCCGGGCAAGAACTTGCTATTCATGGGGTGCGAGTTCGGTATGTGGAATGAATGGAATCACGACGATGGTCCATCGTGGATGTTGTTGGACTTCGAGACTCACCGTGGCGTCCAACAATGTGTTGCCGATCTGAACAAAGTCGTGATCGAGAACAAGGCACTGCACGACTTGGACTTCTCGGGTGATGGCTTCGAGTGGGTTGATTGCATGAACAATCAAGACAGTGTGTTGGTTTACCTGCGAAAAGGCTTGGATGATGCACCACCCGTCTTGGTGTGCTGTAACTTCACGCCTGTCGTTCGCCAACAGTACCGCGTTGGTGTGCCGAAGTCGGGTCATTGGAAAGAAATTTTCAACAGCGATTCGATTGCCTATGGCGGATCGAACCAAGGAAATGCCCCTGGTTTGAACACGATTGGCGCCGGTCACCACGGTCGTCCCGACAGCATCGAAATTACGATGCCGCCACTCGGCGTATCGATATTCCGGCTTGAATCGGACAGCGCATAGTTCTACCCGCCTCACGCGGAGGTCGTGCAGCTTTCCTTCACCCTCCTGTTCAAGGAGGGGCGGCTCTCCCTGAGGATGAGTGGAGTAAACGCCTATGGAATAACACCTGAAAAACACCCGCCATACTTTGGCGGAGTGAGGGGAGGCAACGAGATTTGTACCGAGAAATGGTATACTGAAGCCAATACTCCACTGCACTTCTCTCTTTCAATTCACTGGCTACCCCAGCGTTATGCCCGTCAAAATGCAACTTGCTCGGATCATCATTTCCGAGCTGACCGAGAATCAAGTCATCTACTTGCAAGAAGTCGATGGGCAGCGTGAATTCCCGATTTTGATCGGAATCTTCGAAGCCACCAACATCGACCGACGCGTCAAAGATGACTACGAACCGCCACGTCCGCTGACTCATGATCTGATCGTCGCCGTTGCACAGTCGCTCGGGGCGACACTGCAAAGTGTCATCATCAGCGATCTGAACCAAGCGACTTATTACGCAAAGCTTGTCTTGCAAAAAGAGGACGGTGAAACCATCGAAATCGATTCTCGGCCGAGCGATGCGATCGCGATCGCTGTGACGTTCTCGCCGCCACTGCCGATCTTTGTGGCCGAACATGTGTTGGACGAAGCGACCTCGTCGCTCTAGATCGCATGCAAATCATCCACAGCGGCGATGAAGTCCGCCAATTGGTTTGGTCGATGCGTGGCCGTGGCAAAACCGTGGGCGTTGTTCCAACGATGGGCGCGCTGCACGATGGGCACGTGTCGTTGGTGCGCAAAAGTGTCGAACTGTGCGACCACACTATCGTCACCATCTTTGTGAACCCAA harbors:
- a CDS encoding bifunctional nuclease family protein; translated protein: MPVKMQLARIIISELTENQVIYLQEVDGQREFPILIGIFEATNIDRRVKDDYEPPRPLTHDLIVAVAQSLGATLQSVIISDLNQATYYAKLVLQKEDGETIEIDSRPSDAIAIAVTFSPPLPIFVAEHVLDEATSSL
- the glgB gene encoding 1,4-alpha-glucan branching protein GlgB produces the protein MQTQVSLSSIGRLINGTHENPSSVLGPHRIDYRGESAIAVRSFLPDAHAAWIIDNASGTRRPMRKLHPGGFFEAICTTMATDQAAPVDACDRAGEDRGTKSTLTSSLTALTASPYRIQMTNRDGEMIDMPDPYAAPSILTDFDRYLIGEGRHHQLYERLGAQLRTVEGVKGVNFAVWAPNARSVQIVGDFNGWDGRSHVARGSDSGIWELFVPTAQAGDRYKFRLHDMNGHWVDKSDPVGFAAELPPLTASIVVDLTKHTWSDDEWMDSRRQWNPMHEPMNVYEVHLGSWQKGPGRTHGWLDYRDLAVRLTDYCKRMNFTHVELMPINEHPFTGSWGYQAVGYFAPTSRHGSPDDFMFFVDHLHQNGIGVIVDWVPAHFPKDSHGLAKFDGTPLYEHADVRQGEHPDWGTLIPNYGRNEVRNFFVANALFWLDKYHIDGLRVDAVASMLYLDYSREDGEWVPNEHGGRENLGAIDFLREFNMAVHEKYPGVVTAAEESTAWPGVSRPVHDGGLGFTYKWNMGWMNDSLRYFQNEPIHRQYHHNELTFSLIYAFTENFMLPLSHDEVVHGKGSLLSQMPGDMWQKFANLRLLYSYMWTHPGKNLLFMGCEFGMWNEWNHDDGPSWMLLDFETHRGVQQCVADLNKVVIENKALHDLDFSGDGFEWVDCMNNQDSVLVYLRKGLDDAPPVLVCCNFTPVVRQQYRVGVPKSGHWKEIFNSDSIAYGGSNQGNAPGLNTIGAGHHGRPDSIEITMPPLGVSIFRLESDSA